The genomic window CGCTTCACCCATATACAAGAGGATTAATTAAATCTATTCCTCACCTGGATAGTGATCGATCAAAGGACCTACATGTCATTAAAGGGACAGTTCCTGCTTTAGATAACATTCCAAAAGGCTGCCGGTTCGCCCCTCGCTGCCCGCATGCCGATGCATTATGCAATGAAAACATGCCGGAGCTTACATCTTATCAAGGTTCCCAAAAGGTAAGATGCTGGCATGCAGATCAAATTATGGAGGGAAGTTATGTTAGTACAGGAACATGAAAATAAAACACCGCTTCTAGATATCCAAGGACTGAAAAAATATTACCCTGTTAAAGGATCTTTAAAAAACTTTGGAAAGGCAAAGGAACAAATCAAAGCGGTAAATGATGTCTCCTTTCAACTATTTGAAGGTGAGACTTACGGTATGGTAGGAGAATCTGGGTGCGGGAAAAGTACGACCGGAAGAACCATTTTAAGATTACTAGAACCAACTGTGGGAAAAGCCTTTTATAAGAACCAGGATATTTTTCAACTAGATAGCAGAAAGCTGAGAGATTTGCGCCAAGAAATGCAAATGGTCTTTCAAGATCCTTATTCATCTTTAAATCCAAGAATTAGAATTGGACACATACTCGAAGAACCGCTAACGATTCATCAAATTGGAAATAAAAAGGACCGTACCGAAATGGTTATGAACATCCTGGAAAAGGTAGGATTACGCGAGGATCAATATTATCGGTATCCACATGAATTCTCTGGTGGACAACGACAACGTATTGGGTTAGCAAGAGCACTTATTATCAATCCGAAAATCGTTATTCTAGACGAGCCGGTTTCTGCGCTAGATGTGTCCATTCAATCACAAATTATTAATCTATTAAAAGAACTGCAAAGAGACTTAAAGCTCACCTATATCTTTATTTCTCATGACATCAGCGTTGTTCGGCATATTTGTGACCGAATCGGAGTTATGTACTTAGGAAAAATCATGGAAGAGGCACCAACGGATCAGCTTTTTGCAAATTCAAAACATCCTTATACCCAAGCTTTATTATCAGCAGTTCCACAGTCTAATCCAAAATAT from Bacillus sp. DTU_2020_1000418_1_SI_GHA_SEK_038 includes these protein-coding regions:
- a CDS encoding dipeptide ABC transporter ATP-binding protein codes for the protein MLVQEHENKTPLLDIQGLKKYYPVKGSLKNFGKAKEQIKAVNDVSFQLFEGETYGMVGESGCGKSTTGRTILRLLEPTVGKAFYKNQDIFQLDSRKLRDLRQEMQMVFQDPYSSLNPRIRIGHILEEPLTIHQIGNKKDRTEMVMNILEKVGLREDQYYRYPHEFSGGQRQRIGLARALIINPKIVILDEPVSALDVSIQSQIINLLKELQRDLKLTYIFISHDISVVRHICDRIGVMYLGKIMEEAPTDQLFANSKHPYTQALLSAVPQSNPKYKKERIILKGDIPSPLSPPSGCVFHTRCPFVKDICKHQEPIKKEIGDRHFVACHLHS